The proteins below come from a single Leopardus geoffroyi isolate Oge1 chromosome D3, O.geoffroyi_Oge1_pat1.0, whole genome shotgun sequence genomic window:
- the LIMK2 gene encoding LIM domain kinase 2 isoform X2, translating into MAAQSGEDAWRCRGCGDHVAPSQRWYRTVNEAWHSSCFRCSECQDSLTNWYYEKDGKLYCHKDYWGKFGEFCHGCSLLMTGPVMVAGEFKYHPECFACMSCKVIIEDGDAYALVQHATLYCGKCHNEVVLAPMFERLSTESVQDQLPYSVTHISMPATTEGRRGFSVSVESACSNYATTVQVKEVNRMHISPNNRNAIHPGDRILEINGTPVRTLRVEEVEDAISKTSQTLQLLIEHDPVSQRLDQLRLDARLSPRMQNAGHSPTLSTLDTKENLEGTLRRRSLRRSNSISKSPGPSSPKEPLLFSRDISRSESLRCSSSYSQQIFRPCDLIHGEILGKGFFGQAIKVTHKATGKVMVMKELIRCDEETQKTFLTEVKVMRSLDHPNVLKFIGVLYKDKKLNLLTEYIEGGTLKDFLRSVDPFPWQQKVRFAKGIASGMAYLHSMCIIHRDLNSHNCLIKLDKTVVVADFGLSRLIVEERKKPPVEKATTKKRTLRKNDRKKRYTVVGNPYWMAPEMLNGKSYDETVDVFSFGIVLCEIIGQVYADPDCLPRTLDFGLNVKLFWEKFVPTDCPPAFFPLAAICCKLEPESRPAFSKLEDSFEALSLYLGELGIPLPAELEELDHTVSMQYGLTRDSPP; encoded by the exons GTGCTCAGAATGCCAGGATTCCCTCACCAACTGGTACTATGAGAAGGATGGGAAGCTTTATTGCCACAAGGACTACTGGGGGAAGTTTGGGGAGTTCTGCCATGGGTGTTCTCTGCTGATGACAGGGCCTGTCATG GTGGCCGGGGAGTTCAAGTACCACCCAGAGTGCTTTGCCTGTATGAGCTGCAAGGTGATCATCGAGGATGGGGATGCATATGCTCTGGTGCAGCATGCCACCCTTTACTG TGGGAAGTGCCACAATGAGGTGGTGCTGGCACCCATGTTTGAGAGACTCTCCACGGAGTCTGTTCAGGACCAGCTGCCCTACTCTGTCACACACATCTCCATGCCAGCCACCACGGAGGGCAGACGgggcttctctgtgtctgtggAAAGTGCCTGCTCCAACTATGCCACCACTGTGCAAGTAAAAGA GGTCAACCGGATGCACATCAGTCCCAACAACCGCAATGCCATCCACCCTGGGGACCGCATCCTGGAGATCAATGGGACCCCTGTCCGCACACTCCGAGTGGAAGAG GTAGAGGATGCAATTAGCAAGACAAGCCAGACGCTTCAGCTCTTGATTGAACATGACCCCGTCTCCCAGCGCCTGGACCAGCTGCGGCTGGATGCACGGCTCTCTCCCCGCATGCAGAATGCCGGACACTCCCCGACTCTCAGCACCCTGGACACCAAGGAGAATTTGGAAGGAACACTAAGGAGACGCTCTCTGAG GCGCAGTAACAGCATCTCCAAGTCCCCTGGCCCCAGCTCCCCAAAGGAGCCCCTGCTCTTTAGCCGTGACATCAGCCGCTCAGAATCCCTCCGCTGTTCCAGCAGCTACTCACAGCAGATCTTCCGGCCATGTGACCTGATCCATGGGGAGATCCTGGGGAAGGGCTTCTTTGGACAGGCCATCAAG GTAACACACAAAGCCACGGGCAAAGTGATGGTCATGAAGGAGTTAATTCGGTGTGATGAGGAAACACAGAAGACTTTTCTGACTGAG GTGAAGGTGATGCGCAGCCTGGACCACCCCAATGTGCTCAAGTTCATTGGTGTGCTGTACAAGGACAAGAAGCTGAACCTGCTGACAGAGTACATTGAAGGGGGCACGCTGAAGGACTTTCTGCGCAGTGTG GACCCATTCCCCTGGCAGCAGAAGGTCAGATTTGCCAAAGGCATCGCATCTGGAATG GCCTATTTACACTCCATGTGCATCATCCACCGGGATCTGAACTCACACAACTGCCTTATCAAGCTG GACAAGACCGTGGTGGTGGCAGACTTTGGGCTGTCACGGCTCATAGTTGAAGAGAGGAAAAAGCCCCCAGTGGAGAAGGCCACCACCAAGAAACGCACCTTGCGTAAGAATGACCGTAAGAAGCGCTATACCGTGGTAGGAAACCCCTACTGGATGGCCCCTGAGATGCTGAATG GAAAGAGCTACGATGAGACGGTGGATGTCTTCTCTTTTGGGATCGTTCTCTGCGAG ATCATCGGGCAGGTGTATGCAGATCCTGATTGCCTGCCCCGAACACTGGACTTTGGTCTCAACGTGAAGCTTTTCTGGGAGAAGTTTGTCCCCACAGACTGCCCCCCAGCCTTCTTCCCCCTGGCCGCCATCTGCTGCAAACTGGAGCCCGAGAGCAG ACCGGCATTCTCAAAACTGGAGGACTCCTTTGAGGCTCTCTCCCTGTATCTGGGGGAGCTGGGCATCCCACTGCCTGCAGAGCTGGAAGAGCTGGACCACACTGTGAGCATGCAGTATGGCCTGACCCGGGACTCACCTCCCTAG
- the LIMK2 gene encoding LIM domain kinase 2 isoform X3 — MSSCGNLPGGKWPGVLTPLRLLRRERCSECQDSLTNWYYEKDGKLYCHKDYWGKFGEFCHGCSLLMTGPVMVAGEFKYHPECFACMSCKVIIEDGDAYALVQHATLYCGKCHNEVVLAPMFERLSTESVQDQLPYSVTHISMPATTEGRRGFSVSVESACSNYATTVQVKEVNRMHISPNNRNAIHPGDRILEINGTPVRTLRVEEVEDAISKTSQTLQLLIEHDPVSQRLDQLRLDARLSPRMQNAGHSPTLSTLDTKENLEGTLRRRSLRRSNSISKSPGPSSPKEPLLFSRDISRSESLRCSSSYSQQIFRPCDLIHGEILGKGFFGQAIKVTHKATGKVMVMKELIRCDEETQKTFLTEVKVMRSLDHPNVLKFIGVLYKDKKLNLLTEYIEGGTLKDFLRSVDPFPWQQKVRFAKGIASGMAYLHSMCIIHRDLNSHNCLIKLDKTVVVADFGLSRLIVEERKKPPVEKATTKKRTLRKNDRKKRYTVVGNPYWMAPEMLNGKSYDETVDVFSFGIVLCEIIGQVYADPDCLPRTLDFGLNVKLFWEKFVPTDCPPAFFPLAAICCKLEPESRPAFSKLEDSFEALSLYLGELGIPLPAELEELDHTVSMQYGLTRDSPP, encoded by the exons ATGAGCTCCTGCGGGAATCTGCCAGGGGGCAAGTGGCCCGGAGTCCTCACGCCCCTTCGGCTGCTCCGGAGGGAGAG GTGCTCAGAATGCCAGGATTCCCTCACCAACTGGTACTATGAGAAGGATGGGAAGCTTTATTGCCACAAGGACTACTGGGGGAAGTTTGGGGAGTTCTGCCATGGGTGTTCTCTGCTGATGACAGGGCCTGTCATG GTGGCCGGGGAGTTCAAGTACCACCCAGAGTGCTTTGCCTGTATGAGCTGCAAGGTGATCATCGAGGATGGGGATGCATATGCTCTGGTGCAGCATGCCACCCTTTACTG TGGGAAGTGCCACAATGAGGTGGTGCTGGCACCCATGTTTGAGAGACTCTCCACGGAGTCTGTTCAGGACCAGCTGCCCTACTCTGTCACACACATCTCCATGCCAGCCACCACGGAGGGCAGACGgggcttctctgtgtctgtggAAAGTGCCTGCTCCAACTATGCCACCACTGTGCAAGTAAAAGA GGTCAACCGGATGCACATCAGTCCCAACAACCGCAATGCCATCCACCCTGGGGACCGCATCCTGGAGATCAATGGGACCCCTGTCCGCACACTCCGAGTGGAAGAG GTAGAGGATGCAATTAGCAAGACAAGCCAGACGCTTCAGCTCTTGATTGAACATGACCCCGTCTCCCAGCGCCTGGACCAGCTGCGGCTGGATGCACGGCTCTCTCCCCGCATGCAGAATGCCGGACACTCCCCGACTCTCAGCACCCTGGACACCAAGGAGAATTTGGAAGGAACACTAAGGAGACGCTCTCTGAG GCGCAGTAACAGCATCTCCAAGTCCCCTGGCCCCAGCTCCCCAAAGGAGCCCCTGCTCTTTAGCCGTGACATCAGCCGCTCAGAATCCCTCCGCTGTTCCAGCAGCTACTCACAGCAGATCTTCCGGCCATGTGACCTGATCCATGGGGAGATCCTGGGGAAGGGCTTCTTTGGACAGGCCATCAAG GTAACACACAAAGCCACGGGCAAAGTGATGGTCATGAAGGAGTTAATTCGGTGTGATGAGGAAACACAGAAGACTTTTCTGACTGAG GTGAAGGTGATGCGCAGCCTGGACCACCCCAATGTGCTCAAGTTCATTGGTGTGCTGTACAAGGACAAGAAGCTGAACCTGCTGACAGAGTACATTGAAGGGGGCACGCTGAAGGACTTTCTGCGCAGTGTG GACCCATTCCCCTGGCAGCAGAAGGTCAGATTTGCCAAAGGCATCGCATCTGGAATG GCCTATTTACACTCCATGTGCATCATCCACCGGGATCTGAACTCACACAACTGCCTTATCAAGCTG GACAAGACCGTGGTGGTGGCAGACTTTGGGCTGTCACGGCTCATAGTTGAAGAGAGGAAAAAGCCCCCAGTGGAGAAGGCCACCACCAAGAAACGCACCTTGCGTAAGAATGACCGTAAGAAGCGCTATACCGTGGTAGGAAACCCCTACTGGATGGCCCCTGAGATGCTGAATG GAAAGAGCTACGATGAGACGGTGGATGTCTTCTCTTTTGGGATCGTTCTCTGCGAG ATCATCGGGCAGGTGTATGCAGATCCTGATTGCCTGCCCCGAACACTGGACTTTGGTCTCAACGTGAAGCTTTTCTGGGAGAAGTTTGTCCCCACAGACTGCCCCCCAGCCTTCTTCCCCCTGGCCGCCATCTGCTGCAAACTGGAGCCCGAGAGCAG ACCGGCATTCTCAAAACTGGAGGACTCCTTTGAGGCTCTCTCCCTGTATCTGGGGGAGCTGGGCATCCCACTGCCTGCAGAGCTGGAAGAGCTGGACCACACTGTGAGCATGCAGTATGGCCTGACCCGGGACTCACCTCCCTAG
- the LIMK2 gene encoding LIM domain kinase 2 isoform X5, giving the protein MVAVCSQPEALPDGFAAELVYLVWEEDGELLVRPGLLHLQRPLSVAGEFKYHPECFACMSCKVIIEDGDAYALVQHATLYCGKCHNEVVLAPMFERLSTESVQDQLPYSVTHISMPATTEGRRGFSVSVESACSNYATTVQVKEVNRMHISPNNRNAIHPGDRILEINGTPVRTLRVEEVEDAISKTSQTLQLLIEHDPVSQRLDQLRLDARLSPRMQNAGHSPTLSTLDTKENLEGTLRRRSLRRSNSISKSPGPSSPKEPLLFSRDISRSESLRCSSSYSQQIFRPCDLIHGEILGKGFFGQAIKVTHKATGKVMVMKELIRCDEETQKTFLTEVKVMRSLDHPNVLKFIGVLYKDKKLNLLTEYIEGGTLKDFLRSVDPFPWQQKVRFAKGIASGMAYLHSMCIIHRDLNSHNCLIKLDKTVVVADFGLSRLIVEERKKPPVEKATTKKRTLRKNDRKKRYTVVGNPYWMAPEMLNGKSYDETVDVFSFGIVLCEIIGQVYADPDCLPRTLDFGLNVKLFWEKFVPTDCPPAFFPLAAICCKLEPESRPAFSKLEDSFEALSLYLGELGIPLPAELEELDHTVSMQYGLTRDSPP; this is encoded by the exons ATGGTGGCCGTCTGCAGCCAGCCTGAGGCACTCCCAGACGGGTTTGCAGCTGAGCTTGTTTATCTGGTGTGGGAAGAAGATGGGGAGTTACTTGTCCGTCCCGGCTTACTTCACCTCCAGAGACCCCTTTCG GTGGCCGGGGAGTTCAAGTACCACCCAGAGTGCTTTGCCTGTATGAGCTGCAAGGTGATCATCGAGGATGGGGATGCATATGCTCTGGTGCAGCATGCCACCCTTTACTG TGGGAAGTGCCACAATGAGGTGGTGCTGGCACCCATGTTTGAGAGACTCTCCACGGAGTCTGTTCAGGACCAGCTGCCCTACTCTGTCACACACATCTCCATGCCAGCCACCACGGAGGGCAGACGgggcttctctgtgtctgtggAAAGTGCCTGCTCCAACTATGCCACCACTGTGCAAGTAAAAGA GGTCAACCGGATGCACATCAGTCCCAACAACCGCAATGCCATCCACCCTGGGGACCGCATCCTGGAGATCAATGGGACCCCTGTCCGCACACTCCGAGTGGAAGAG GTAGAGGATGCAATTAGCAAGACAAGCCAGACGCTTCAGCTCTTGATTGAACATGACCCCGTCTCCCAGCGCCTGGACCAGCTGCGGCTGGATGCACGGCTCTCTCCCCGCATGCAGAATGCCGGACACTCCCCGACTCTCAGCACCCTGGACACCAAGGAGAATTTGGAAGGAACACTAAGGAGACGCTCTCTGAG GCGCAGTAACAGCATCTCCAAGTCCCCTGGCCCCAGCTCCCCAAAGGAGCCCCTGCTCTTTAGCCGTGACATCAGCCGCTCAGAATCCCTCCGCTGTTCCAGCAGCTACTCACAGCAGATCTTCCGGCCATGTGACCTGATCCATGGGGAGATCCTGGGGAAGGGCTTCTTTGGACAGGCCATCAAG GTAACACACAAAGCCACGGGCAAAGTGATGGTCATGAAGGAGTTAATTCGGTGTGATGAGGAAACACAGAAGACTTTTCTGACTGAG GTGAAGGTGATGCGCAGCCTGGACCACCCCAATGTGCTCAAGTTCATTGGTGTGCTGTACAAGGACAAGAAGCTGAACCTGCTGACAGAGTACATTGAAGGGGGCACGCTGAAGGACTTTCTGCGCAGTGTG GACCCATTCCCCTGGCAGCAGAAGGTCAGATTTGCCAAAGGCATCGCATCTGGAATG GCCTATTTACACTCCATGTGCATCATCCACCGGGATCTGAACTCACACAACTGCCTTATCAAGCTG GACAAGACCGTGGTGGTGGCAGACTTTGGGCTGTCACGGCTCATAGTTGAAGAGAGGAAAAAGCCCCCAGTGGAGAAGGCCACCACCAAGAAACGCACCTTGCGTAAGAATGACCGTAAGAAGCGCTATACCGTGGTAGGAAACCCCTACTGGATGGCCCCTGAGATGCTGAATG GAAAGAGCTACGATGAGACGGTGGATGTCTTCTCTTTTGGGATCGTTCTCTGCGAG ATCATCGGGCAGGTGTATGCAGATCCTGATTGCCTGCCCCGAACACTGGACTTTGGTCTCAACGTGAAGCTTTTCTGGGAGAAGTTTGTCCCCACAGACTGCCCCCCAGCCTTCTTCCCCCTGGCCGCCATCTGCTGCAAACTGGAGCCCGAGAGCAG ACCGGCATTCTCAAAACTGGAGGACTCCTTTGAGGCTCTCTCCCTGTATCTGGGGGAGCTGGGCATCCCACTGCCTGCAGAGCTGGAAGAGCTGGACCACACTGTGAGCATGCAGTATGGCCTGACCCGGGACTCACCTCCCTAG
- the LIMK2 gene encoding LIM domain kinase 2 isoform X4, whose amino-acid sequence MGSYLSVPAYFTSRDPFRCSECQDSLTNWYYEKDGKLYCHKDYWGKFGEFCHGCSLLMTGPVMVAGEFKYHPECFACMSCKVIIEDGDAYALVQHATLYCGKCHNEVVLAPMFERLSTESVQDQLPYSVTHISMPATTEGRRGFSVSVESACSNYATTVQVKEVNRMHISPNNRNAIHPGDRILEINGTPVRTLRVEEVEDAISKTSQTLQLLIEHDPVSQRLDQLRLDARLSPRMQNAGHSPTLSTLDTKENLEGTLRRRSLRRSNSISKSPGPSSPKEPLLFSRDISRSESLRCSSSYSQQIFRPCDLIHGEILGKGFFGQAIKVTHKATGKVMVMKELIRCDEETQKTFLTEVKVMRSLDHPNVLKFIGVLYKDKKLNLLTEYIEGGTLKDFLRSVDPFPWQQKVRFAKGIASGMAYLHSMCIIHRDLNSHNCLIKLDKTVVVADFGLSRLIVEERKKPPVEKATTKKRTLRKNDRKKRYTVVGNPYWMAPEMLNGKSYDETVDVFSFGIVLCEIIGQVYADPDCLPRTLDFGLNVKLFWEKFVPTDCPPAFFPLAAICCKLEPESRPAFSKLEDSFEALSLYLGELGIPLPAELEELDHTVSMQYGLTRDSPP is encoded by the exons ATGGGGAGTTACTTGTCCGTCCCGGCTTACTTCACCTCCAGAGACCCCTTTCG GTGCTCAGAATGCCAGGATTCCCTCACCAACTGGTACTATGAGAAGGATGGGAAGCTTTATTGCCACAAGGACTACTGGGGGAAGTTTGGGGAGTTCTGCCATGGGTGTTCTCTGCTGATGACAGGGCCTGTCATG GTGGCCGGGGAGTTCAAGTACCACCCAGAGTGCTTTGCCTGTATGAGCTGCAAGGTGATCATCGAGGATGGGGATGCATATGCTCTGGTGCAGCATGCCACCCTTTACTG TGGGAAGTGCCACAATGAGGTGGTGCTGGCACCCATGTTTGAGAGACTCTCCACGGAGTCTGTTCAGGACCAGCTGCCCTACTCTGTCACACACATCTCCATGCCAGCCACCACGGAGGGCAGACGgggcttctctgtgtctgtggAAAGTGCCTGCTCCAACTATGCCACCACTGTGCAAGTAAAAGA GGTCAACCGGATGCACATCAGTCCCAACAACCGCAATGCCATCCACCCTGGGGACCGCATCCTGGAGATCAATGGGACCCCTGTCCGCACACTCCGAGTGGAAGAG GTAGAGGATGCAATTAGCAAGACAAGCCAGACGCTTCAGCTCTTGATTGAACATGACCCCGTCTCCCAGCGCCTGGACCAGCTGCGGCTGGATGCACGGCTCTCTCCCCGCATGCAGAATGCCGGACACTCCCCGACTCTCAGCACCCTGGACACCAAGGAGAATTTGGAAGGAACACTAAGGAGACGCTCTCTGAG GCGCAGTAACAGCATCTCCAAGTCCCCTGGCCCCAGCTCCCCAAAGGAGCCCCTGCTCTTTAGCCGTGACATCAGCCGCTCAGAATCCCTCCGCTGTTCCAGCAGCTACTCACAGCAGATCTTCCGGCCATGTGACCTGATCCATGGGGAGATCCTGGGGAAGGGCTTCTTTGGACAGGCCATCAAG GTAACACACAAAGCCACGGGCAAAGTGATGGTCATGAAGGAGTTAATTCGGTGTGATGAGGAAACACAGAAGACTTTTCTGACTGAG GTGAAGGTGATGCGCAGCCTGGACCACCCCAATGTGCTCAAGTTCATTGGTGTGCTGTACAAGGACAAGAAGCTGAACCTGCTGACAGAGTACATTGAAGGGGGCACGCTGAAGGACTTTCTGCGCAGTGTG GACCCATTCCCCTGGCAGCAGAAGGTCAGATTTGCCAAAGGCATCGCATCTGGAATG GCCTATTTACACTCCATGTGCATCATCCACCGGGATCTGAACTCACACAACTGCCTTATCAAGCTG GACAAGACCGTGGTGGTGGCAGACTTTGGGCTGTCACGGCTCATAGTTGAAGAGAGGAAAAAGCCCCCAGTGGAGAAGGCCACCACCAAGAAACGCACCTTGCGTAAGAATGACCGTAAGAAGCGCTATACCGTGGTAGGAAACCCCTACTGGATGGCCCCTGAGATGCTGAATG GAAAGAGCTACGATGAGACGGTGGATGTCTTCTCTTTTGGGATCGTTCTCTGCGAG ATCATCGGGCAGGTGTATGCAGATCCTGATTGCCTGCCCCGAACACTGGACTTTGGTCTCAACGTGAAGCTTTTCTGGGAGAAGTTTGTCCCCACAGACTGCCCCCCAGCCTTCTTCCCCCTGGCCGCCATCTGCTGCAAACTGGAGCCCGAGAGCAG ACCGGCATTCTCAAAACTGGAGGACTCCTTTGAGGCTCTCTCCCTGTATCTGGGGGAGCTGGGCATCCCACTGCCTGCAGAGCTGGAAGAGCTGGACCACACTGTGAGCATGCAGTATGGCCTGACCCGGGACTCACCTCCCTAG